From Bacteroidales bacterium, one genomic window encodes:
- a CDS encoding adenosine kinase, which translates to MEIIYLCKREKRNLSMKSIIGVGNALTDILAVLPNDSLLKKFHLPVGSMQLVDEETGGKIWQILKEQGVQYVAGGSAANAISGTSIFGMPSGFIGKVGDDELGSLFKSAQEVNGIKPILLKGKAASGRAMVFITPPSGERTFADYLGAALELCPEDLKPEYFKGYDYLHIEGYLVQNQELIRRAVEIGKSLGMTISLDLASYNIVESNNAFLHDVISHYVDIVFANELEAQSFTKLKPELAVREIAKICKIAVVKIGKQGSLIQSGSKFYKIKARPADIVDATGAGDIYAAGFLFAHANDMPLEICGEVGSIISAKVVEVVGPKVDVPRWKVAKQEIKAMMRAINPDL; encoded by the coding sequence ATGGAAATAATATACCTTTGTAAGAGAGAAAAGAGAAATTTATCTATGAAATCTATTATTGGAGTTGGTAATGCTCTAACGGATATTTTAGCGGTTTTACCCAATGACAGTTTGTTGAAGAAATTCCATTTGCCTGTTGGAAGCATGCAGCTGGTGGATGAGGAAACAGGAGGAAAAATTTGGCAAATACTTAAGGAACAGGGAGTTCAATATGTGGCGGGCGGATCTGCTGCAAATGCAATTTCTGGTACTTCAATTTTTGGAATGCCGAGCGGATTCATAGGGAAAGTTGGAGATGATGAGCTGGGTTCTCTTTTTAAAAGTGCGCAGGAAGTAAACGGTATTAAGCCTATCTTGCTGAAAGGCAAGGCTGCCAGCGGCCGTGCGATGGTATTTATTACTCCTCCTTCCGGGGAGAGGACATTTGCGGATTATCTTGGCGCAGCTCTTGAGTTATGTCCGGAGGATTTAAAACCTGAGTATTTCAAAGGGTATGATTATCTTCATATAGAGGGATATCTTGTTCAGAATCAGGAATTAATAAGAAGAGCGGTAGAGATTGGCAAAAGTCTTGGGATGACAATTTCTTTGGATTTGGCAAGTTATAATATTGTGGAGAGCAATAATGCTTTTCTTCACGATGTGATTTCTCATTATGTAGATATAGTCTTTGCAAATGAACTTGAGGCGCAGAGCTTTACAAAGCTGAAGCCGGAGCTGGCAGTACGCGAGATTGCAAAGATTTGCAAGATTGCCGTAGTAAAAATAGGCAAGCAGGGCTCTTTAATTCAGAGCGGAAGCAAGTTCTATAAAATCAAGGCAAGGCCGGCGGATATTGTGGATGCTACGGGTGCCGGAGATATTTATGCTGCAGGATTTTTATTTGCGCATGCCAATGATATGCCTCTTGAAATTTGCGGAGAAGTTGGTTCCATTATTTCCGCAAAAGTTGTGGAAGTTGTTGGACCTAAGGTAGATGTGCCAAGGTGGAAGGTTGCAAAGCAAGAGATTAAGGCCATGATGCGCGCCATTAATCCGGATCTTTAA
- a CDS encoding 4-alpha-glucanotransferase, with product MIIKFRINFKTQPGEQVYITGSSLILGNYDPDRAFRLTRSESDEWNGEIMCDPVKERLLYYKYFVKSSEGTIYFEAGGGRRLALNSATAKIESRDQWQGNTTEAPFLTDPFSHVFFGNECSPYTQTHKRNYELIIRVVIPNVPKDCSIYVCGSSKEMGEWKPEKAANMARLKGLKWIASFPIEKEQGKTWEYKFIRKNDITGEYTWEDGLNRVLEIPQVSKHETLIVEHSSANFKTGKPKFAGCVAPLFALRSKNGCGIGEIEDIKLMVDWAKHVGMSIIQMLPINDTSEYMNWKDSYPYNCISSIALHPIYLSASGMGHVKDREKAKAFAEEAKALNHNATVDYDDVLEFKMRYFRAIYDQSKEDTFVQPEYYKFTKANKDWLYPYAVFCALRDKNKTANFRKWKKYSVFSQADVDKLSSGKNEIKDDIFFYVYLQYHLHNQMTEAIDYAHANGIALKGDLPIGISRNSADAWQHPQYFNFGQQAGAPPDYYSAQGQNWGFPTYNWEEMARDNYKWWKKRMRKMSDYFDAYRIDHILGFFRIWEVPYPLDGGKAGHFSPVLPLDIEEIESYGLNPPKEQKEENLQKIAEENLFMEDPYHKCKWVPCICAKESKEYKTLKPAQKKSFDALFDNFFYKRNNDLWYRNAMRKLQQIIAASNMLACGEDLGMLAEPVHKCMADLKILSLELQIMPKQQGVNFGDPVTFPYLSVCSTSTHDSATLRMWLGERLKTVSYKSEDTGETYYDATPAECENVLKNNLASPSMFAIFPLQDWMSVNDKIRNRFAYSERINNPAVPHWMWKYRMHITIEQLLEATALNNQISKLIKDSKR from the coding sequence ATGATTATAAAATTTAGAATTAATTTTAAAACACAACCGGGAGAGCAGGTTTACATCACAGGCTCATCTTTAATTTTAGGCAACTATGACCCTGACAGGGCCTTCCGCCTTACACGCTCAGAATCAGATGAATGGAACGGAGAAATAATGTGCGATCCTGTAAAAGAGAGACTGCTTTATTATAAGTACTTTGTAAAAAGTTCCGAAGGAACTATTTACTTTGAAGCGGGCGGAGGACGCCGTCTTGCGCTTAATTCTGCTACGGCAAAAATTGAGAGCAGAGATCAGTGGCAGGGAAATACAACGGAGGCTCCATTCCTGACAGACCCGTTTTCGCATGTTTTTTTCGGAAATGAATGCAGCCCTTACACTCAGACGCACAAGCGTAATTATGAGCTAATTATAAGGGTAGTAATACCCAACGTTCCAAAAGATTGCAGCATTTATGTATGCGGAAGCAGCAAGGAGATGGGAGAGTGGAAACCGGAGAAAGCCGCAAACATGGCAAGACTTAAGGGACTTAAATGGATAGCATCTTTCCCAATAGAAAAAGAGCAGGGCAAAACATGGGAATATAAGTTTATCCGCAAAAATGATATCACCGGGGAGTACACCTGGGAAGATGGACTTAACAGAGTGCTTGAAATCCCGCAAGTATCTAAACATGAAACTCTTATCGTGGAGCATTCTTCCGCCAATTTTAAGACCGGCAAACCAAAATTTGCAGGGTGCGTTGCACCGCTGTTTGCCCTGCGTTCAAAAAACGGATGCGGAATTGGAGAGATAGAGGACATAAAGCTAATGGTGGATTGGGCAAAGCATGTGGGAATGAGTATTATACAAATGCTTCCAATCAATGACACCTCCGAGTATATGAACTGGAAAGATTCATATCCGTATAACTGCATCTCCTCCATTGCCCTTCACCCAATCTACCTGTCGGCATCAGGCATGGGTCACGTAAAAGATAGAGAAAAAGCCAAGGCCTTTGCAGAAGAGGCAAAAGCTCTAAATCACAATGCCACTGTAGATTATGATGACGTCCTGGAATTTAAGATGCGCTATTTCCGCGCAATCTATGACCAGAGCAAAGAGGATACTTTTGTACAGCCGGAGTATTATAAATTTACAAAAGCCAATAAAGATTGGCTCTATCCTTACGCCGTTTTTTGCGCTTTGAGAGATAAAAATAAAACTGCAAATTTTAGAAAGTGGAAAAAATATTCCGTATTCTCCCAGGCTGACGTAGATAAATTATCCTCTGGAAAAAATGAGATTAAAGATGACATCTTCTTTTATGTCTATCTTCAATATCATCTTCATAATCAGATGACTGAAGCCATTGATTACGCTCATGCCAACGGCATTGCGCTAAAGGGAGATTTACCTATCGGGATAAGCAGAAACAGCGCAGATGCCTGGCAGCATCCGCAGTACTTCAACTTTGGACAGCAGGCCGGAGCTCCTCCTGATTACTATTCTGCTCAGGGACAAAACTGGGGTTTCCCTACTTACAACTGGGAAGAAATGGCAAGAGATAATTACAAGTGGTGGAAAAAAAGGATGCGCAAAATGTCAGATTATTTTGACGCATACCGCATAGACCACATCCTTGGATTTTTCAGAATTTGGGAAGTCCCTTATCCGCTGGACGGAGGAAAAGCGGGACATTTTTCACCGGTACTACCTCTTGATATTGAGGAAATTGAGAGCTACGGACTAAATCCGCCAAAAGAACAAAAAGAAGAGAATTTGCAAAAAATAGCAGAGGAAAATCTTTTTATGGAAGACCCTTATCATAAATGCAAATGGGTCCCTTGCATCTGCGCAAAAGAGAGCAAAGAATACAAAACTCTAAAGCCTGCTCAGAAAAAATCTTTTGATGCTTTGTTTGATAATTTCTTCTACAAAAGAAATAATGATTTGTGGTACCGCAACGCAATGAGAAAGTTGCAGCAAATTATTGCAGCCTCTAATATGCTGGCTTGCGGAGAAGATTTGGGAATGCTGGCCGAGCCGGTACACAAATGCATGGCAGATTTGAAAATCTTAAGTCTGGAGCTGCAAATTATGCCAAAGCAGCAAGGCGTAAATTTTGGAGACCCTGTAACGTTCCCATATTTAAGTGTTTGCAGCACTTCTACTCACGACAGTGCAACACTTAGAATGTGGCTTGGAGAGAGGCTGAAAACTGTCTCCTATAAATCTGAAGATACAGGAGAAACATATTATGATGCAACACCTGCAGAGTGCGAGAATGTCTTAAAAAACAACCTTGCTTCTCCAAGCATGTTTGCAATTTTCCCGCTGCAAGACTGGATGTCCGTAAATGACAAAATCAGAAACAGATTTGCATACAGCGAGAGAATAAACAACCCTGCCGTTCCTCATTGGATGTGGAAATACAGAATGCACATAACAATAGAACAGCTGCTGGAAGCAACTGCCCTTAATAATCAGATTAGCAAGCTAATAAAAGATAGCAAGAGGTAG
- a CDS encoding flippase-like domain-containing protein: protein MQIAPGKKITTKKILQYAIVLLIAVVLLYFCFKGVKWSDFANGLRHCDYWWIAISMLFGISGFILRSWRWKLLTNQLNPSVTLKETYDGVTIGNLANFALPRVGELVRCGIVARRKKVTFEEAIGTVILERSWDLICLFLFAVLMVIFSWKRFGSFIQLQMINPAEGRLTRVLIIIVAAVIFLIAAAAVLIYIYRDRLRKHKFHNKFVSFLKGLWQGILAAFKMKRKWLFFTLTLLLWASFWATSYTSILAFPSMSEFTIADALFLMIVGSLGWAVPVQGGIGAYHFLVSLALAQIYGIAHAEGMVFATISHESQAFIMVLCGVISLISIAIEKKRAKTPDSL, encoded by the coding sequence ATGCAGATAGCTCCGGGAAAAAAGATTACAACAAAGAAAATTCTGCAGTACGCTATTGTACTGCTGATTGCTGTTGTGCTCCTTTATTTCTGCTTCAAAGGGGTGAAATGGAGCGATTTTGCAAATGGCCTCAGGCACTGCGATTACTGGTGGATAGCAATCTCCATGCTTTTTGGAATTTCAGGTTTTATCTTGCGCTCATGGCGTTGGAAACTTCTTACAAATCAGCTAAATCCGTCGGTGACACTAAAAGAGACCTATGACGGCGTTACAATTGGAAATCTTGCAAATTTTGCCTTGCCGCGCGTTGGAGAGCTTGTCCGCTGCGGAATTGTAGCAAGAAGGAAAAAAGTGACATTTGAGGAGGCTATCGGAACGGTCATTCTGGAGAGAAGCTGGGATTTGATTTGCCTCTTTTTGTTTGCCGTTCTGATGGTAATATTTTCCTGGAAAAGATTTGGCTCTTTCATTCAGCTTCAGATGATTAACCCGGCGGAGGGGAGGCTTACAAGAGTTCTGATAATTATTGTTGCCGCAGTAATTTTTCTAATAGCAGCGGCAGCAGTTTTAATTTATATTTATCGCGACAGATTAAGAAAGCACAAGTTCCACAATAAATTTGTCAGCTTCCTTAAAGGGCTGTGGCAAGGCATTTTAGCTGCATTCAAGATGAAGAGGAAATGGTTGTTTTTCACCCTTACTCTTCTGCTGTGGGCCAGCTTCTGGGCAACCAGCTACACCTCAATTCTTGCCTTCCCAAGCATGAGCGAATTTACAATAGCAGACGCTCTGTTTCTGATGATTGTAGGAAGTTTGGGCTGGGCGGTCCCGGTACAGGGAGGTATTGGCGCTTATCATTTTTTAGTAAGTCTTGCGCTTGCCCAAATTTACGGAATTGCTCATGCGGAAGGGATGGTCTTTGCCACAATATCCCATGAGTCACAGGCATTTATAATGGTGCTTTGCGGAGTAATTTCACTCATCAGCATTGCAATAGAAAAAAAGAGAGCTAAAACTCCCGACAGTTTATGA
- a CDS encoding cyanophycinase, with translation MKKILLFAALTLLVPIVSFSQPKNSLLHYLPEKVTAKGTLVIEGGGDRISVILKTIIKYGGGDKAKLLVVPFASGIADTTGMNQSKEFRDLGCKNADYIFCDKKDIDSPENLAKLDGVTAIFFSGGDQLRLTGYLAGTKFFEKIKQIYNNGGVISGTSAGAAIMSRIMLTGRSLSDTTDDSHEFNYIKANDVEVAQGFGFLKNIIVDQHFITRRRQVRLINVLLDHPGYRGIGVDEEAALVVKPNNTIELIGNSNAMLFEPYKVAAGKTKNRSFKLTILYPGDTYNL, from the coding sequence ATGAAAAAAATATTACTATTTGCCGCACTGACATTGTTGGTGCCTATTGTTTCTTTTTCTCAACCAAAAAATTCTTTACTGCATTATTTGCCTGAAAAGGTAACTGCCAAGGGTACTCTTGTAATTGAGGGGGGCGGAGATAGAATTTCCGTAATTCTCAAGACCATAATTAAATATGGCGGCGGGGATAAGGCAAAACTTCTTGTTGTTCCTTTTGCCAGCGGGATAGCAGATACAACCGGTATGAATCAAAGCAAGGAATTTAGGGATTTAGGATGTAAAAATGCTGACTATATTTTCTGTGATAAGAAAGACATAGACTCTCCGGAGAATTTGGCAAAATTGGATGGCGTTACGGCTATATTTTTCTCTGGCGGAGACCAACTTAGGCTTACCGGATATCTTGCCGGAACTAAATTTTTTGAGAAAATAAAACAGATTTATAATAATGGCGGAGTGATTAGCGGAACAAGTGCCGGCGCTGCAATTATGAGCAGAATTATGTTGACTGGTAGAAGTTTAAGTGATACCACCGATGATTCACATGAGTTCAATTACATCAAAGCCAACGATGTTGAGGTTGCACAAGGTTTTGGATTTTTAAAGAACATAATTGTTGATCAGCATTTTATTACAAGGCGCAGGCAGGTAAGATTGATTAACGTATTACTTGATCATCCGGGATATAGAGGAATTGGAGTAGATGAAGAAGCTGCACTTGTTGTAAAGCCAAATAATACAATAGAATTGATTGGTAATAGTAATGCCATGTTGTTTGAACCGTATAAGGTTGCTGCCGGAAAAACAAAAAACAGGAGCTTTAAGCTGACAATACTGTACCCTGGGGATACATATAATTTGTAA
- a CDS encoding AbgT family transporter has product MAGLKKIPHTFVIIGAMILLCGILTWFIPAGEYNHQTVTVNGAERDVVVNGSYHKVEQAPQTWQIFGSLVEGFKKQANIIICILIIGGAFQIMNSSRAIDYGILSFLKKSKDFEKHKLLKKIGVNNIVIALSMAMFSLFGAVYGMSEETIAFVIIFVPLAISMGYDSITGILMVYVAAHIGFSGAIFNPFTIGIAQGLSGLPLFSGFEYRMFCWVILTILIISFTLIYANKVKKNPRISPMYELDEYWRKRERDSINMDFEKKTPVSAWVIFIFSTVVLIIFSCYYPQTTVKIGQTESTFCCLPILTLLYALSGFLTLHKSYLFYILDVLAFTIVFLIVGVLGYGWYITEISALFLAMGIISGIAMGSGGNEISKEFIGGAKDILTAALIVGLAGGIIVVLQDGKIMDTILYSLSNAMRGTGKGGTVSIMYAIQTVINIFIPSGSAKAALTMPIMAPFSDVIGLSRQATVMAYQFGDGFTNMITPTSAVLMGVLGVAKIPYEIWFKWWWKILLVFMIVGLILLMPTVYMQLNGF; this is encoded by the coding sequence ATGGCAGGCTTAAAGAAGATACCTCATACTTTTGTCATAATAGGCGCTATGATCCTATTGTGCGGAATACTTACTTGGTTTATACCGGCAGGGGAGTATAATCACCAGACTGTTACTGTCAATGGGGCGGAGAGAGATGTTGTTGTGAATGGGTCATATCACAAAGTTGAGCAGGCCCCGCAAACATGGCAAATCTTTGGTTCTTTGGTAGAAGGATTTAAGAAGCAAGCTAACATAATAATTTGCATATTAATTATTGGCGGCGCTTTCCAAATTATGAACAGCAGCCGCGCCATAGATTATGGTATTCTCTCATTCTTAAAGAAATCTAAAGATTTTGAGAAACATAAGCTGCTTAAAAAAATTGGAGTGAATAACATTGTCATAGCTCTTTCCATGGCAATGTTCAGTCTTTTTGGGGCGGTGTATGGAATGAGCGAGGAGACAATAGCGTTTGTAATTATCTTTGTACCTCTAGCAATATCAATGGGTTATGATTCCATAACAGGAATACTCATGGTGTATGTTGCAGCTCATATTGGTTTTTCCGGTGCAATATTTAATCCTTTTACAATAGGAATTGCACAAGGACTTTCCGGTTTGCCTCTGTTCTCAGGTTTTGAATACAGAATGTTTTGCTGGGTGATTTTGACCATACTAATTATTTCATTTACATTAATCTACGCAAACAAGGTAAAAAAGAATCCCAGGATTTCTCCAATGTATGAGCTGGATGAATACTGGAGGAAAAGAGAAAGGGATAGCATAAATATGGACTTTGAGAAAAAGACCCCGGTTTCTGCATGGGTGATTTTTATTTTCTCAACAGTTGTCCTTATAATTTTCTCTTGTTACTATCCGCAAACTACTGTAAAAATTGGACAAACTGAGAGTACATTTTGCTGCCTGCCAATATTAACTCTGCTTTATGCTCTATCAGGATTCCTTACATTGCACAAGTCTTATTTGTTCTACATCCTTGATGTATTAGCTTTTACAATTGTATTTCTGATAGTTGGGGTTCTGGGTTATGGCTGGTATATCACTGAGATTTCCGCTTTGTTTTTGGCAATGGGAATTATTTCAGGTATTGCAATGGGCTCCGGCGGAAATGAGATTTCAAAAGAGTTTATTGGAGGTGCAAAGGATATATTAACCGCAGCTCTTATTGTTGGACTTGCGGGAGGTATAATAGTAGTTCTGCAGGATGGGAAGATAATGGATACCATTCTATACTCTCTTTCAAATGCCATGCGCGGAACCGGCAAAGGGGGAACAGTCTCTATCATGTATGCAATTCAAACTGTGATTAATATCTTTATTCCTTCAGGTTCTGCAAAAGCTGCTCTTACAATGCCAATTATGGCTCCGTTTTCAGACGTTATTGGTTTGTCAAGGCAGGCTACGGTGATGGCTTATCAATTCGGCGACGGATTTACAAATATGATTACCCCAACATCTGCCGTTCTTATGGGTGTGCTTGGAGTTGCCAAGATTCCATATGAAATTTGGTTTAAGTGGTGGTGGAAAATTTTGCTGGTATTTATGATTGTGGGTTTGATTTTATTGATGCCTACGGTTTATATGCAGCTCAACGGTTTTTAA
- a CDS encoding nucleoside kinase, producing MDKLRIFCKNTNENYSIKPGTTIKDFLKEIKYKEGEHRVLAAYLNNQLKELSTEIYMASTLEFLDITTGDGRRTYVRSLSFLLQRAVYDLYPDCILSLDYTLPNGLYGELRDKKDFSVTVPVTELDINKLLDRMAELVKKNFLFIKTKIPTNEAQALFESHGQTSKSRLLKSIGKFFSHVYYLDGYGDNFYGPLVYSTGYLTAYNLIKYNDGFCLQAPVPYPPYDMPHVKFQDKLFEIFKENRDWCEITGAKDMGSINQGILNGYARNIIQVSEALHERKFAIIADKIYQRKDKVKLVLIAGPSSSGKTTSSKRIALQLKVLGLNPIIISMDDYFVDREHTPKDENGNYDFESVNALDLELLNKQLNQLFNGEEITLPKFDFEAGYGTMTGAKIRMNGGDILVMEGIHALNPTLTEKIAPEKKFKVYASALTSLSIDENNSLSTTDARLLRRMVRDNNFRGITAEETILRWKSVVAGGNKNIFPYQENADIMFNSYLIYELPMLKFYAEPLLRRISPLSPAYAESLRLIKFLSYVVEINFKEQAAIPPTSIMREFIGGSSFKY from the coding sequence ATGGATAAATTGAGAATTTTCTGTAAAAACACAAATGAAAATTACAGCATAAAACCGGGAACTACTATTAAAGATTTCTTAAAAGAAATTAAATACAAAGAGGGAGAACACCGCGTACTTGCCGCCTATCTTAACAACCAGCTTAAAGAGCTGAGCACGGAGATATACATGGCTTCAACCCTTGAATTTCTGGATATTACAACAGGAGACGGAAGGAGAACCTATGTGCGTTCTTTAAGTTTTTTGCTGCAGCGCGCCGTTTATGATTTATATCCAGATTGTATTTTAAGTTTGGATTACACCCTGCCAAACGGACTATACGGAGAGCTGAGAGATAAAAAAGATTTCTCCGTCACCGTACCCGTTACTGAGCTTGATATCAACAAACTGCTGGACAGGATGGCAGAACTTGTAAAGAAAAATTTTCTATTTATTAAGACTAAAATTCCCACAAATGAAGCGCAGGCGCTTTTTGAATCTCACGGACAAACCAGCAAATCAAGACTGCTGAAATCTATTGGGAAATTCTTTTCACATGTCTATTACTTAGATGGTTACGGAGACAACTTCTATGGTCCGCTTGTATACTCCACGGGATACCTGACAGCGTATAATCTGATAAAATACAATGACGGTTTCTGTCTGCAGGCACCTGTTCCATACCCTCCTTATGATATGCCGCACGTTAAATTCCAGGATAAGCTTTTTGAAATTTTCAAAGAGAACAGAGACTGGTGCGAGATTACCGGGGCAAAAGATATGGGCTCCATAAATCAAGGGATTCTGAACGGATATGCAAGAAACATTATCCAAGTTTCAGAGGCTCTGCATGAGCGTAAATTTGCAATCATTGCGGATAAAATTTATCAAAGAAAAGATAAAGTAAAACTGGTGCTTATTGCCGGACCGTCCAGCAGCGGCAAGACAACTTCATCTAAACGTATTGCTCTGCAACTTAAGGTATTAGGACTTAATCCTATTATCATCTCCATGGATGATTATTTTGTAGACAGAGAGCATACCCCTAAAGATGAGAACGGAAATTATGATTTTGAATCTGTCAATGCACTGGATTTGGAACTGCTAAACAAGCAGCTTAACCAGCTCTTTAACGGAGAGGAAATCACTCTGCCAAAGTTTGATTTTGAGGCAGGATACGGCACGATGACCGGAGCTAAAATTAGAATGAACGGCGGAGATATATTAGTCATGGAGGGGATTCACGCTCTTAATCCAACATTAACGGAGAAAATTGCGCCGGAGAAAAAGTTCAAAGTATACGCCTCTGCATTAACCTCACTGTCAATTGATGAGAACAATTCACTCTCAACTACAGACGCACGTCTTTTAAGAAGAATGGTCAGAGATAATAACTTCCGCGGCATTACCGCAGAGGAGACAATTTTAAGATGGAAAAGCGTTGTTGCGGGAGGAAACAAAAACATTTTCCCCTATCAGGAAAATGCAGACATAATGTTCAACTCATATTTGATATATGAACTTCCAATGTTGAAATTCTACGCTGAGCCGCTGCTAAGAAGAATCTCACCCCTTTCTCCTGCATACGCGGAGAGCCTGAGACTCATCAAGTTCCTGTCTTACGTGGTAGAAATAAACTTTAAAGAACAAGCTGCAATTCCGCCAACATCCATCATGCGTGAATTCATCGGCGGCAGCTCTTTTAAGTATTAA
- a CDS encoding phosphatase PAP2 family protein: protein MKTIFLLIPLFLVSAPRSLCQSTDTLNAEAPGTEMLSTEAPSAETMHTETQNSDLHEIRALQINLSDATMPVASELSTRDSIFSPAIRLSYKQLILPTIFIGVDITAVSLGLLRKADHKLRDKFEKLNRGNLDLDQTSQYVPAAAVYALNVRLKPGEHNFRDRTIVLATASLVMVTTTTCLKYAMRRRGPDGEIRSCPSGRAAMAFMGAEFLRQEYNDVSPLIGVAGYIVAASTGALGMYNDKHWLTDVLIGAEIGVFSTRIAYWMLPATKRLFVRKKKNIQVMAFPQASSKSVGMGCLVMF, encoded by the coding sequence ATGAAAACCATCTTTTTGTTAATACCGTTGTTCTTGGTGAGCGCCCCTCGCTCTTTGTGCCAAAGCACCGACACGCTAAACGCAGAAGCGCCTGGCACAGAAATGCTCAGTACGGAAGCACCAAGCGCAGAAACCATGCACACGGAAACGCAAAACTCTGATCTTCATGAAATAAGAGCTTTACAGATTAATCTTTCAGATGCCACAATGCCCGTTGCCTCCGAACTTTCAACAAGAGATTCTATTTTCTCGCCTGCAATTCGTTTAAGTTATAAACAACTTATCCTGCCGACCATATTCATAGGAGTTGACATTACCGCAGTTAGCCTTGGCTTGTTAAGGAAAGCAGACCATAAGCTAAGAGACAAATTTGAAAAATTAAACAGGGGAAATTTAGACCTTGATCAAACTTCTCAATACGTTCCTGCTGCGGCCGTGTATGCTTTGAATGTACGCTTAAAACCGGGAGAGCATAATTTCCGTGACCGCACAATTGTACTTGCTACCGCAAGCCTTGTCATGGTAACTACGACAACCTGCCTGAAATATGCAATGAGGAGAAGAGGTCCCGACGGCGAAATCCGCTCATGTCCATCCGGCCGCGCCGCAATGGCATTTATGGGAGCGGAATTTTTACGGCAGGAGTACAATGATGTATCACCACTGATAGGCGTGGCAGGATATATTGTGGCGGCAAGTACGGGAGCCCTTGGAATGTACAATGACAAACATTGGCTAACGGATGTGCTGATAGGTGCCGAAATAGGTGTGTTTAGCACAAGAATAGCGTACTGGATGCTTCCTGCAACAAAAAGATTATTTGTCCGTAAAAAAAAGAATATCCAAGTCATGGCCTTTCCGCAAGCCTCCTCTAAAAGCGTTGGAATGGGCTGTCTTGTAATGTTTTAA
- a CDS encoding M20/M25/M40 family metallo-hydrolase translates to MELDERLKQIFVELTSIDAVSGSEAPVADYIEHFVKNLGLSCYRDEADKLSMGNTGNVIVPIMGGGEFFLAAHMDTPRSTKNLKHQFLSDRITSDGTTPLGVDDRGGLSSILFSLEKAVANKTLLPCTLLFTVCEETSMAGSLTYKPAEGIKYGFTFDSFMSPACIVSETCGLIDFEFVIKGKSSHAGISPEKGINAIMIAAEAMTKFPFGKLGDKETANIGIINGGSGTNVVCDKVFLHGEVRSGTKEKGETMISKIIEDFKQICEKHGGKLEAKYSWDFVPYEIHGEDLPFKHFAKVASSLGLKVIPMKSMGGSDANSLNAKGIKTINLGVGAQNPHGNDEFILYKDFTNAAKIAYQLLTTHLEK, encoded by the coding sequence ATGGAATTAGACGAGAGATTAAAACAAATTTTTGTTGAGCTGACATCTATTGATGCGGTTTCCGGGAGCGAGGCACCCGTTGCAGATTATATTGAACATTTTGTAAAAAACTTAGGATTGAGTTGTTACAGAGATGAGGCAGATAAGCTGTCAATGGGAAATACGGGGAATGTAATTGTGCCAATCATGGGGGGCGGGGAATTTTTTCTTGCGGCTCACATGGATACTCCAAGGTCCACAAAAAATTTGAAGCACCAATTTCTTTCAGATAGAATAACGTCTGATGGAACCACTCCGCTTGGTGTGGATGACAGAGGCGGACTCTCGTCTATTCTTTTTTCTCTAGAGAAAGCTGTCGCAAACAAAACGTTGTTGCCGTGCACTTTGCTCTTTACTGTTTGTGAAGAGACATCTATGGCCGGCTCATTAACATATAAGCCTGCCGAAGGGATAAAATATGGTTTTACCTTTGATTCTTTTATGAGCCCTGCGTGCATAGTATCAGAGACTTGCGGACTCATAGATTTTGAATTTGTAATAAAAGGGAAATCTTCTCATGCAGGAATTTCTCCGGAAAAGGGAATTAATGCAATCATGATTGCCGCTGAGGCTATGACCAAATTTCCGTTTGGAAAACTTGGGGACAAGGAGACAGCCAATATAGGAATTATTAATGGCGGGAGCGGGACTAATGTGGTTTGTGATAAAGTCTTTTTGCATGGAGAAGTTAGAAGCGGAACAAAAGAGAAAGGTGAAACCATGATTAGCAAGATAATCGAAGATTTCAAACAAATTTGTGAAAAGCATGGCGGTAAGCTTGAGGCAAAATATTCTTGGGATTTTGTGCCGTATGAAATACACGGTGAAGATTTGCCATTTAAACATTTTGCGAAAGTTGCATCCTCTTTAGGCCTTAAGGTCATCCCAATGAAATCAATGGGGGGAAGTGATGCAAATTCCTTGAATGCCAAGGGGATAAAAACAATTAATTTGGGTGTGGGAGCACAGAATCCTCACGGCAATGATGAATTTATTTTATACAAAGATTTTACAAATGCTGCAAAAATAGCATATCAATTATTAACAACTCATTTAGAAAAATAA